The region CGGAGGCCGGATGGAGCATCTGGCGCGGATTGTTGTCTACCTGACGGATATCCGCTACCGCGAAGATGTCTACCAGACCATGGGGAAATATATCAGGGGCGTGCATCCTGTTTCCACCGGGGTGGTGGTGGATGCGCTGGCACGACCGGAATGGCTGGTGGAAATCGAGGCAACAGCAGTCATTCCCGATGACGAGGGCTAGATCATGACGTTTTCGATTGTTGCGCGATGCGCTGAAACCGGACTTTTCGGCATGGCGGTCTCGTCGTCTTCGCCGGCGGTGGCGGCACGATGTGCCCATGCCCGGGCAGGAGTCGGCGCGGTTTCGAGCCAGAACGTGACTGACCCGTCGCTGGGCCCGAAAACGCTTGATGCGATGGCGGCGGGCCTTTCAGCCGAAGAGGCGATAAAGAAGGTCATCAATTCAGCCGAACACACGGAATATCGTCAGCTTCTGGCGGTGGACCGTAAGGGAGGCACGGCCATCCATTCAGGGCGGAACACCCTCGGCACCCATGCCGAAGCGCAGTCGCTCAACGCCGCGGCGGCGGGAAATATCCTTGCCGATGCCGGTGTTCCTGCGGCCATGCTTGATGCGTTTCACCATGCTGATGGGCATCTCGGGGACCGGCTGGTGGCGGCCATGATGGCGGCGCTCGATGCCGGCGGGGAGGAAGGGCCGGTGCATTCCGCCGGGCTGCTGATTGTTGATCGCCAGTCCTGGCCACTCGCGGAAATCCGCTGCGACTGGTCCGAAGATTGCCCGATCACGGCCATGGCTGAAGGCTGGGCTGTGTATAAGCCGCAGATGCAGGATTATGTGACCCGGGCGCTCAACCCTTCGGCAGCGCCGAGCTACGGCGTTCCGGGTGACGCGTGACGGGAAGGCAAGGGGCCTAGATCCCTTCTTCAAGCCGCAGGATCAGCCGGGCCAGCATGTCATCGCAGGCGTCGAGCTGATCGCGTGACACAAACTCATCAGGTTTATGTCCCTGTTCCATGGAACCAGGGCCGCAGACAACCGTGGGAATGCCAAGATCACGCTGAAAGAGCCCGCCTTCGGTGCCAAAGGCAACCTTGATGGTCTTGTTGCTGCCGGTCAGCCCGGTGACGAAAGACACAATCTCTGACTCAAGCGGGGTTTCTAGCCCGGGATAGGTGTTGGTGATCCTGATCTGGATATCCGCCGCAGGTGCCGTCTTGCGGGCAACGGCAATAATCGGGGCGATGGCGTGCTGCAGGCGTTCGAGAATGGCATCGGGGCTGTCGCTGGAAAGATTGCGGATCTCAAAGGCCACTTCGGCATGGCGAGGCACGATGTTGAGCGCAACGCCAGCATTGATAAGCCCGGCATGCAGAGTCGTGTAGGGGATGTCATAGGCGTCATCCCGGTGGCCATGGAGCTTGAGGTCT is a window of Alphaproteobacteria bacterium LSUCC0684 DNA encoding:
- a CDS encoding DUF1028 domain-containing protein, producing MTFSIVARCAETGLFGMAVSSSSPAVAARCAHARAGVGAVSSQNVTDPSLGPKTLDAMAAGLSAEEAIKKVINSAEHTEYRQLLAVDRKGGTAIHSGRNTLGTHAEAQSLNAAAAGNILADAGVPAAMLDAFHHADGHLGDRLVAAMMAALDAGGEEGPVHSAGLLIVDRQSWPLAEIRCDWSEDCPITAMAEGWAVYKPQMQDYVTRALNPSAAPSYGVPGDA